In a genomic window of Glycine max cultivar Williams 82 chromosome 13, Glycine_max_v4.0, whole genome shotgun sequence:
- the LOC100800293 gene encoding ABC transporter B family member 11, with protein MLYSMNSLNYDPTIYKLATGFNFPTDNLFFNSFLSCCFLRLVFRPSSQKALIASASCCKRVIGRGVCEQKESFYIEMEGDISVNGDPNTYSNSNQDSKKSEAKDEPAKTVPLYRLFSFADPLDHLLMFVGTVGAIGNGISLPLMTLIFGNMINAFGESSNTNEVVDEVSKVSLKFVYLAVGTFFASFLQLTCWMITGDRQAARIRGLYLQTILRQDVSFFDKETNTGEVVGRMSGDTVLIQDAMGEKVGQFIQLISTFFGGFVVAFIKGWLLTVVMLACIPLLVMSGAMITVIISRASSEGQAAYSTAASVVEQTIGSIRTVASFTGERLAIAKYNQSLNKAYKTGVQEALASGLGFGLLYFVFICSYGLAVWFGAKMIIEKGYTGGKVLTVIFAVLTGSMSLGQASPSLSAFAAGQAAAFKMFETIKRKPEIDAYDTTGRKLEDIRGDIELREVCFSYPTRPDELIFNGFSLSIPSGTTAALVGQSGSGKSTVVSLIERFYDPQSGAVLIDGINLREFQLKWIRQKIGLVSQEPVLFTCSIKENIAYGKDGATDEEIRAAAELANAAKFIDKLPQGLDTMVGEHGTQLSGGQKQRVAIARAILKDPRILLLDEATSALDTESERIVQEALDRIMINRTTVIVAHRLSTIRNADTIAVIHLGKIVERGSHVELTKDPDGAYSQLIRLQEIKRLEKNVDVREPESIVHSGRHSSKRSSFLRSISQESLGVGNSGRHSFSASFGVPTSVGFIEPAGEGPQDPPSTAPSPPEVPLYRLAYLNKPEILVLLMGTVSAVITGVILPVFGLLLSKMISIFYEPAHELRKDSKVWAIVFVGLGAVSFLVYPGRFYFFGVAGGKLIQRIRKMCFEKVVHMEVSWFDEAENSSGAIGARLSTDAASVRALVGDALGLLVQNTATAIAGLVIAFESSWQLALIILALVPLLGLNGYLQFKFLKGFSADTKKLYEEASQVANDAVGSIRTVASFCAEEKVMELYQEKCEGPIKTGKRQGIISGISFGVSFFVLYSVYATSFYAGARLVEDRKATFTDVFRVFFALSMAAIGISQSGSLVPDSTKAKGAAASIFAILDRKSEIDPSDDTGMTLEEFKGEIELKHVSFKYPTRPDVQIFRDLSLTIHSGKTVALVGESGSGKSTVISLLQRFYDPDSGHITLDGTEIQRMQVKWLRQQMGLVSQEPVLFNDTIRANIAYGKADATEAEIITAAELANAHTFISSLQKGYDTLVGERGVQLSGGQKQRVAIARAIVKSPKILLLDEATSALDAESEKVVQDALDRVMVDRTTIVVAHRLSTIKGADLIAVVKNGVIAEKGKHEALLNKGGDYASLVALHTSAST; from the exons ATGCTATATAGTATGAACTCATTGAACTATGATCCTACTATATATAAGTTGGCAACCGGGTTCAACTTCCCAAccgacaatttattttttaattcattcctcTCTTGTTGCTTTCTACGGCTAGTTTTCCGGCCATCTTCTCAGAAGGCACTAATTGCTTCAGCTTCTTGTTGTAAAAG AGTCATTGGTAGAGGGGTTTGTGAGCAAAAGGAGTCTTTCTACATTGAAATGGAAGGGGATATCAGTGTGAATGGAGATCCTAACACTTACAGTAACAGCAATCAAGACTCAAAGAAGAGTGAGGCCAAAGATGAACCCGCCAAAACAGTACCCTTATACAGGCTTTTTTCATTTGCTGATCCTTTGGATCATTTGTTGATGTTTGTGGGAACTGTTGGTGCTATTGGGAATGGAATCTCCTTGCCCTTAATGACTCTGATATTTGGAAATATGATCAATGCATTTGGAGAATCCAGTAACACCAATGAGGTCGTCGATGAAGTTTCCAAG GTGTCTCTGAAATTTGTATACTTGGCTGTGGGTACCTTTTTTGCGTCATTTTTGC AGTTGACATGCTGGATGATCACTGGGGACAGACAAGCTGCAAGAATTAGAGGATTATACCTTCAAACAATTTTGAGGCAAGATGTCAGTTTCTTTGATAAAGAGACTAATACTGGAGAGGTTGTTGGAAGGATGTCAGGTGATACAGTTCTTATTCAAGATGCCATGGGTGAAAAG GTGGGACAGTTCATACAGTTAATATCAACTTTCTTTGGAGGTTTTGTTGTAGCATTCATCAAGGGATGGCTTTTAACTGTTGTCATGTTAGCTTGTATTCCACTCCTTGTCATGTCTGGTGCTATGATAACTGTGATTATTTCAAGAGCATCATCCGAAGGACAAGCTGCTTATTCTACAGCAGCAAGTGTAGTAGAGCAGACAATTGGTTCTATCCGAACT GTTGCATCATTTACTGGGGAGAGGCTAgctatagccaaatacaatcaGTCCTTAAACAAGGCATATAAGACTGGAGTGCAAGAGGCACTAGCCTCTGGTTTGGGATTTGGTTTGCTCTACTTTGTTTTTATCTGCAGTTATGGTCTGGCTGTATGGTTTGGTGCAAAAATGATAATAGAGAAAGGATATACTGGAGGCAAGGTTTTGACTGTAATATTTGCTGTATTGACTGGCTCCAT GTCTCTAGGGCAGGCATCTCCAAGCTTGAGTGCTTTTGCTGCAGGACAAGCTGCAGCCTTTAAGATGTTTGAAACAATTAAAAGGAAGCCAGAAATTGATGCCTATGACACTACTGGTCGGAAGCTTGAAGACATTCGTGGTGATATAGAGCTTCGGGAGGTTTGCTTTAGTTATCCTACAAGACCTGATGAACTGATATTCAATGGATTTTCTCTTTCAATACCAAGTGGCACTACCGCAGCTTTGGTAGGACAAAGTGGGAGTGGGAAATCCACGGTTGTTAGTTTGATAGAGAGATTTTATGATCCACAGTCTGGTGCAGTGCTTATTGATGGTATCAACCTCAGAGAATTTCAACTGAAATGGATCAGACAGAAAATTGGCCTAGTCAGCCAGGAACCAGTTCTCTTTACTTGTAGCATTAAAGAGAATATTGCCTATGGCAAGGATGGTGCAACTGATGAAGAAATCAGAGCTGCAGCAGAACTTGCTAATGCTGCCAAATTTATAGATAAACTTCCTCAG GGACTAGACACAATGGTTGGTGAGCATGGTACTCAGCTCTCTGGGGGTCAAAAGCAGAGAGTTGCAATAGCAAGAGCAATTTTGAAAGATCCAAGAATCCTACTTTTGGATGAAGCTACAAGTGCCCTTGACACTGAATCAGAGCGGATTGTACAAGAGGCATTGGACAGAATAATGATAAACAGAACAACTGTCATAGTAGCCCACCGCTTGAGTACTATAAGGAATGCTGATACCATTGCTGTAATCCATCTAGGAAAAATAGTTGAAAGAG GTTCACATGTTGAGCTCACCAAGGATCCTGATGGAGCCTATAGCCAGCTTATCAGACtacaagaaattaaaagattagaAAAGAATGTAGATGTCAGAGAGCCTGAAAGTATAGTACATTCTGGAAGACATTCAAGTAAAAGGTCTTCTTTCTTACGATCTATAAGCCAAGAGTCACTGGGAGTAGGAAACAGTGGCCGCCATTCATTCTCAGCATCATTTGGTGTGCCCACATCTGTTGGCTTCATAGAACCTGCAGGTGAAGGGCCTCAAGATCCTCCTTCAACAGCTCCTTCACCACCAGAAGTGCCTCTTTATCGCCTGGCTTACCTAAACAAGCCAGAGATTCTAGTGTTACTGATGGGGACTGTATCTGCAGTGATAACCGGAGTAATATTACCTGTTTTTGGTCTATTGCTTTCCAAAATGATAAGTATTTTCTATGAGCCAGCTCATGAACTCCGTAAAGATTCAAAAGTCTGGGCAATAGTATTTGTTGGACTTGGGGCAGTATCATTCCTTGTTTATCCTGGTAGATTCTACTTTTTTGGTGTTGCTGGGGGTAAGTTGATCCAAAGGATTCGGAAAATGTGTTTTGAGAAAGTAGTTCACATGGAAGTAAGTTGGTTTGATGAAGCTGAGAATTCAAGTGGAGCAATTGGAGCTAGGCTTTCTACTGATGCAGCTTCTGTTCGAGCTTTGGTTGGGGATGCACTTGGTTTGCTGGTTCAAAATACTGCCACAGCAATAGCTGGATTGGTAATTGCCTTTGAATCGAGCTGGCAGCTTGCTCTTATAATCCTTGCTTTGGTGCCTCTTCTAGGACTAAATGGATATCTGCAATTCAAGTTCTTAAAAGGATTCAGTGCAGATACAAAG AAATTGTATGAGGAAGCAAGCCAAGTGGCAAATGATGCTGTGGGGAGTATAAGAACAGTTGCTTCTTTCTGTGCTGAAGAGAAGGTGATGGAATTATACCAGGAAAAATGTGAAGGACCAATTAAGACAGGCAAAAGGCAAGGGATAATAAGTGGAATTAGTTTTGGAGTATCATTCTTTGTGCTGTATTCAGTTTATGCAACCAGTTTTTATGCTGGAGCTCGACTGGTCGAGGATAGAAAAGCAACATTCACAGATGTTTTCCGG GTCTTTTTTGCTCTCAGCATGGCCGCCATAGGAATCTCTCAATCTGGCTCTTTGGTCCCTGATTCAACTAAAGCAAAAGGTGCTGCTGCTTCCATATTTGCCATTCTTGACCGAAAGTCAGAAATAGACCCAAGCGATGACACTGGAATGACACTGGAAGAATTCAAGGGAGAGATTGAACTTAAGCATGTCAGTTTCAAGTATCCTACCCGACCCGATGTTCAAATATTCAGAGATCTTAGCTTGACCATTCATAGTGGCAAG ACAGTAGCACTGGTTGGAGAAAGTGGAAGTGGAAAATCAACAGTGATTTCATTATTACAAAGATTTTATGACCCAGACTCAGGTCACATTACACTGGATGGAACAGAAATCCAAAGGATGCAAGTTAAATGGCTGAGACAACAGATGGGCCTGGTGAGTCAAGAGCCTGTGCTGTTTAATGACACCATCCGAGCCAATATTGCATATGGAAAAGCAGACGCAACCGAGGCAGAAATTATAACTGCAGCAGAATTGGCAAATGCTCATACCTTCATTAGTAGTTTGCAGAAG GGTTATGACACGTTAGTAGGGGAGCGAGGAGTTCAATTATCTGGGGGACAGAAGCAGCGTGTGGCAATTGCACGAGCTATAGTGAAGAGTCCGAAAATATTACTACTAGATGAAGCCACAAGTGCACTGGATGCGGAGTCTGAAAAAGTGGTTCAGGATGCACTAGACCGTGTTATGGTGGACCGAACCACAATAGTAGTGGCTCATAGGCTATCTACTATAAAGGGTGCAGATTTAATTGCAGTAGTTAAAAATGGGGTCATAGCAGAGAAGGGCAAGCATGAAGCATTACTCAACAAGGGAGGTGACTATGCTTCTTTAGTAGCATTGCATACAAGTGCTTCTACATGA
- the LOC102660078 gene encoding ABC transporter B family member 21 has product MAENIDLYGDSDIKQDSKSKVKDESAKTVPLYKLFSFADPLDHLLMFVGAVGAIGNGISMPLMTLIFGNMINAFGATENSNEVVDEVSKVSLKFVYLAVGTFFASLLQLTCWMITGERQAARIRGLYLQNILRQDVSFFDKETRTGEVVGRMSGDTVLIQDAMGEKVAQFIQLMTTFVGGFVIAFSRGWLLTLVMLSSIPPLVLCGSMLGLIITKASSRAQAAYSIAASIVEQTIGSVRTVASFTGEKQAIDKYNQSIIKAYRAGVQEALATGLGFGSLYFVFNCSYSLATWFGAKMVIEKGYTGGEVVTVIMAVLTGSMSLGQASPSLSAFAAGQAAAFKMFETIKRKPEIDAYDTTGRQLDDIRGDIELREVCFSYPTRPDELIFNGFSLSIPSGTTTALVGESGSGKSTVVGLIERFYDPQAGEVLIDSINLKEFKLKWIRQKIGLVSQEPVLFTCSIKENIAYGKDGATVEEIRAAAELANAAKFIDKLPQGLDTMVGEHGAQLSGGQKQRVAIARAILKDPRILLLDEATSALDAESEKIVQEALNRIMINRTTVIVAHRLSTIRNADSIAVMHQGKIVERGSHAELTRDPIGAYSQLIRLQEVKRSGQNVANETDKLEGTAHFGRQSSQRSFLQAISQRSSEVGSSGRNSFSESHAVGFLEPAGGVPQTSPTVSSPPEVPLYRLAYLNKPETPVLLAGSIAAIINGVLLPIVAIFMSKMISIFYEPADELRKDSKLWALLFVVLGVVSFIMPPCRFYLFGVAGGKLIKRIRKLCFEKVVHMEVSWFDEAEHSSGAIGARLSSDVAAVRALVGDALGLLVQNIATAVGGLVIAFEASWQLALIMLALAPLLVLNGYVQFKFLKGFSANSKKLYEEASQVANDAVGSIRTVASFCSEKKVMKLYQEKCEGPIRTGIRRGIISGISYGVSFFMLYAVYACSFYAGARLIEDGKSTFSDVFRVFFALSMTAMGISQSGSLVPDSSNSKSAAASVFAILDQKSQIDPSDDSGLTLEEVKGEIEFNHVSFKYPTRPDVQIFRDLSLTIHSGKTVALVGESGSGKSTVISLLQRFYDLDSGHITLDRNEIQRMQIKWLRQQMGLVSQEPVLFNDTIRANIAYGKGGDATEAEIIAAAELANAHNFTCSLQKGYDTIVGERGIQLSGGQKQRVAIARAIVKNPKILLLDEATSALDAESEKVVQDALDRVMVDRTTIVVAHRLSTIKGADLIAVVKNGVIAEKGKHEALLNKGGDYASLVALHTSASTS; this is encoded by the exons ATGGCAGAGAATATTGACTTGTATGGAGATTCTGACATCAAGCAAGATTCAAAGAGCAAGGTCAAAGATGAATCTGCCAAAACGGTACCCTTATACAAGCTTTTCTCATTTGCTGATCCTTTGGATCATTTGTTGATGTTTGTGGGGGCTGTTGGTGCTATTGGGAATGGAATCTCCATGCCCTTAATGACTTTGATATTTGGAAATATGATCAATGCATTTGGAGCAACCGAAAACTCCAACGAAGTTGTTGATGAAGTTTCTAAG GTGTCACTGAAATTTGTATACTTGGCCGTGGGTACCTTTTTTGCGTCGCTTTTGC AGTTGACTTGCTGGATGATCACGGGGGAGAGACAAGCTGCAAGAATTAGAGGGTTATAccttcaaaatattttgaggCAAGATGTCAGCTTCTTTGATAAAGAAACTAGAACTGGAGAGGTTGTTGGAAGGATGTCAGGTGACACTGTTCTTATTCAAGATGCCATGGGTGAGAAG GTGGCACAGTTCATACAGTTGATGACAACTTTCGTTGGCGGCTTTGTAATAGCATTCAGCAGGGGATGGCTTCTAACTCTTGTCATGCTTTCTAGTATTCCACCTCTTGTTTTGTGTGGTTCTATGCTAGGCCTGATCATTACGAAAGCATCATCCAGGGCACAAGCGGCTTATTCTATAGCAGCAAGTATAGTAGAGCAGACAATAGGTTCTGTCAGAACT GTTGCATCATTCACCGGGGAGAAGCAAGCTATAGATAAATATAATCAGTCCATAATCAAAGCTTATAGGGCTGGAGTGCAAGAAGCACTAGCTACTGGTTTGGGGTTTGGTTCtctctattttgtttttaactgCAGTTATAGTTTGGCTACATGGTTTGGTGCAAAAATGGTAATAGAGAAAGGATACACAGGAGGAGAGGTTGTGACAGTAATTATGGCTGTATTGACAGGCTCCAT GTCTCTTGGGCAGGCATCACCAAGCTTGAGTGCTTTTGCTGCAGGACAAGCTGCAGCCTTTAAGATGTTTGAAACAATTAAAAGGAAGCCAGAAATTGATGCTTATGACACTACTGGTCGGCAGCTTGATGACATCCGTGGAGATATAGAACTTAGGGAGGTTTGCTTTAGTTATCCTACTAGACCTGATGAACTGATATTCAATGGATTTTCTCTTTCAATACCAAGCGGCACTACAACAGCTTTGGTAGGAGAAAGTGGGAGTGGGAAATCCACAGTTGTTGGTTTGATAGAGAGATTTTATGATCCACAGGCAGGTGAAGTTCTCATTGACAGTATCAACCTCAAAGAATTCAAACTGAAATGGATCAGACAGAAAATAGGCCTAGTTAGCCAGGAACCAGTTCTCTTTACATGCAGTATTAAAGAGAATATTGCCTATGGCAAGGATGGTGCAACTGTTGAAGAAATCAGAGCTGCAGCAGAACTAGCTAATGCCGCCAAATTTATAGATAAACTTCCTCAG GGACTAGACACAATGGTTGGTGAGCATGGGGCTCAGCTTTCTGGGGGTCAAAAGCAAAGAGTTGCAATAGCAAGAGCAATTCTGAAAGACCCAAGAATCCTACTTCTGGATGAAGCTACAAGTGCCCTTGATGCTGAATCTGAGAAAATTGTACAGGAGGCATTGAACAGAATAATGATAAACCGAACAACTGTCATTGTAGCCCACCGCTTAAGTACTATAAGGAATGCTGATAGCATTGCTGTTATGCATCAAGGAAAAATAGTTGAAAGAG GTTCACATGCTGAGCTTACAAGGGATCCTATTGGAGCCTATAGTCAGCTCATTAGACTGCAAGAAGTTAAAAGGTCAGGACAAAATGTTGCAAATGAAACAGACAAGCTAGAAGGTACTGCACATTTTGGAAGACAGTCAAGTCAAAGATCTTTCTTACAGGCTATAAGTCAAAGATCATCAGAAGTTGGAAGCAGTGGTCGTAACTCATTCTCAGAATCACATGCGGTTGGCTTCTTGGAACCTGCAGGTGGAGTGCCTCAAACATCTCCAACAGTTTCTTCACCACCGGAAGTGCCACTCTATCGCCTGGCATATTTAAACAAACCTGAGACTCCAGTCTTACTGGCAGGGAGTATAGCTGCAATAATAAATGGGGTGTTATTACCCATTGTTGCAATCTTTATGTCCAAaatgattagtattttctatGAGCCAGCTGATGAGCTTCGTAAAGATTCAAAACTTTGGGCATTATTATTTGTTGTGCTTGGCGTGGTATCATTTATCATGCCTCCTTGTAGATTCTACCTTTTTGGCGTTGCTGGTGGTAAGTTGATCAAAAGGATTCGGAAATTGTGTTTTGAGAAAGTAGTTCACATGGAAGTTAGTTGGTTCGATGAAGCTGAACATTCAAGTGGAGCAATTGGAGCAAGGCTTTCTTCTGATGTAGCTGCTGTTCGAGCTTTGGTTGGGGATGCACTTGGTTTGTTGGTTCAAAATATTGCTACAGCAGTAGGTGGCTTGGTAATTGCTTTTGAAGCAAGCTGGCAGCTTGCTCTTATAATGCTTGCTTTGGCACCTTTATTAGTACTAAATGGATACGTGCAATTCAAGTTCTTGAAGGGATTCAGCGCAAATTCAAAG AAACTGTATGAGGAAGCAAGTCAAGTGGCAAATGATGCTGTAGGGAGTATAAGAACAGTTGCTTCTTTCTGTTCTGAAAAGAAGGTGATGAAATTATACCAGGAAAAATGTGAAGGACCAATTAGGACAGGCATAAGGCGAGGAATAATAAGTGGAATTAGTTATGGGGTATCATTCTTCATGCTGTATGCAGTTTATGCATGCAGTTTCTATGCTGGAGCTCGACTTATAGAGGATGGAAAATCAACATTCTCAGATGTTTTCCGC GTCTTTTTTGCTCTCAGCATGACAGCTATGGGAATTTCGCAATCTGGCTCTTTGGTCCCTGATTCAAGTAATTCAAAAAGTGCTGCCGCTTCTGTATTTGCTATTCTTGACCAGAAGTCACAAATTGACCCAAGTGATGACTCTGGATTGACATTGGAAGAAGTCAAGGGAGAGATTGAATTTAACCATGTCAGTTTCAAGTATCCTACCAGACCTGATGTTCAAATATTCAGAGATCTTAGTTTGACCATTCATAGTGGCAAG ACAGTTGCACTGGTTGGAGAAAGTGGAAGTGGAAAATCAACAGTGATTTCACTATTACAAAGGTTTTATGACCTAGATTCAGGTCACATTACACTGGACCGAAACGAAATCCAAAGGATGCAAATTAAATGGCTAAGACAACAGATGGGCCTGGTGAGCCAAGAGCCTGTGCTGTTTAATGACACCATCCGAGCCAATATTGCATATGGAAAGGGCGGTGATGCAACAGAGGCAGAAATTATAGCTGCAGCAGAACTGGCAAATGCTCACAACTTCACTTGTAGTTTGCAGAAG GGTTATGACACAATAGTAGGGGAGAGAGGGATTCAACTATCTGGAGGGCAGAAGCAGCGGGTGGCAATTGCACGAGCTATAGTGAAGAATCCAAAAATATTACTACTAGATGAAGCCACAAGTGCTCTTGATGCCGAGTCTGAAAAAGTGGTTCAGGATGCACTAGACCGTGTTATGGTGGACCGAACCACAATAGTAGTGGCTCATAGGTTATCAACTATAAAGGGTGCAGATTTAATTGCAGTAGTTAAAAACGGGGTCATAGCAGAGAAGGGAAAGCACGAAGCATTACTCAACAAAGGAGGTGACTATGCTTCCTTAGTGGCATTGCATACAAGTGCTTCTACATCTTAG